A stretch of Vannielia litorea DNA encodes these proteins:
- a CDS encoding tetratricopeptide repeat protein, with translation MRQTSLISLALTGALVLSACQKSGDGEVSRAMASVNAVDENGLSDIMLTVADPNEAVSYFKRASSDNPKRIDLQRGLALSLVRAKKNTEAVAAWRKVVKHEDSTLDDKVDFADALLRNGDWKEAEATLDSIPPTHETYKRYRLEAMVADSNKEWKKADSFYETAVALTTKPSGVLNNWGFSKLSRGDYKGAEKLFVEAIQYDPELFTAKNNLVLARGAQRNYQLPLVQMSQIERAQLLHTAALTAVKQGDVETGKGLLQEAIDAHPQHFEEAVRSLRALENNVTN, from the coding sequence ATGCGCCAGACATCCCTTATTTCCCTTGCCCTTACGGGTGCCTTGGTCCTCTCGGCCTGCCAGAAATCCGGCGACGGCGAGGTGTCCCGCGCGATGGCCTCGGTCAACGCCGTCGATGAGAACGGCCTGTCGGACATCATGCTCACCGTCGCCGACCCCAACGAGGCCGTCAGCTACTTCAAACGCGCCAGCAGCGACAATCCGAAGCGGATCGACCTGCAACGCGGCCTGGCACTCAGCCTCGTCCGCGCCAAGAAGAACACCGAGGCCGTCGCTGCCTGGCGCAAAGTCGTCAAGCATGAGGACAGCACGCTCGACGACAAGGTCGACTTTGCCGACGCGCTCCTGCGCAATGGCGACTGGAAGGAGGCCGAGGCGACCCTCGACTCCATTCCGCCGACCCACGAGACCTACAAACGCTACCGGCTCGAGGCCATGGTGGCCGACAGCAACAAGGAGTGGAAGAAAGCCGACAGTTTCTATGAAACGGCCGTCGCGCTCACCACCAAGCCTTCCGGCGTTCTGAACAACTGGGGCTTCTCCAAGCTCTCCCGCGGAGACTACAAGGGCGCCGAAAAGCTCTTCGTCGAGGCCATCCAGTACGATCCGGAGCTGTTCACCGCCAAGAACAACCTCGTGCTCGCCCGTGGAGCCCAGCGCAACTATCAGCTGCCATTGGTTCAGATGTCGCAAATCGAGCGCGCGCAGTTGCTGCACACCGCGGCGCTCACCGCCGTCAAGCAGGGTGACGTGGAAACCGGCAAGGGCCTTCTGCAAGAGGCGATCGACGCGCATCCGCAGCATTTCGAAGAGGCGGTCCGGTCGCTCAGGGCGCTGGAAAACAACGTGACCAACTGA
- a CDS encoding CpaF family protein translates to MFSRYKKQATPEGPAANAPAAAPAAQAAPAVAPKTKLQRAAMAPQKSAKVAAAATPEDKEKKRKERLSEIKVELHKALLDNLNLAALETATESDLKAEIVAISSETLEQMGVVLNKEERVTLHQDLYDEVTGLGPLEPLLKDDDVNDILVNGPKQIFVERAGKLSLSDITFKDEKHLLRIIDKIVSAVGRRVDESNPYVDARLSDGSRFNAMVPPIAVDGSLVSIRKFKKEKLAIDDLVKFGAFTEEMAAYLQAAVACRLNVIVSGGTGSGKTTTLNALSSFIDNSERILTIEDTAELQLQQTHVGRMESRPANVEGKGAVTQRDCLRNALRMRPDRIIVGETRGEEVIDMLQAMNTGHDGSMTTIHANSARDGVSRLENMIAMAGIEMPLKAVRSQISSAVNLIVQASRLQDGSRRMVSITEITGMEGEVISMQEIFRYERLGLASDGKIIGRFNATGVRSAYSDRFKAWGYDLPASIFEPIAAQ, encoded by the coding sequence ATGTTCTCGCGCTACAAGAAACAGGCAACGCCCGAAGGTCCTGCCGCAAACGCACCCGCCGCCGCGCCCGCCGCGCAGGCGGCGCCCGCCGTTGCGCCGAAGACAAAGCTGCAACGTGCCGCCATGGCGCCGCAGAAGAGCGCCAAGGTCGCCGCGGCCGCCACGCCCGAGGACAAGGAGAAAAAGCGCAAGGAGCGGCTCTCCGAGATCAAGGTGGAGCTGCACAAGGCGCTGCTCGACAACCTCAACCTCGCCGCGCTGGAAACCGCGACGGAGAGCGACCTGAAGGCCGAGATCGTCGCCATCTCCTCCGAGACGCTGGAGCAGATGGGCGTTGTCCTGAACAAGGAAGAGCGCGTCACCCTCCACCAGGATCTCTACGACGAGGTCACCGGCCTGGGCCCGCTCGAGCCGCTGCTGAAGGACGACGACGTCAACGATATTCTCGTCAACGGTCCCAAGCAGATCTTCGTCGAACGGGCGGGCAAGCTCTCGCTCTCCGACATCACCTTCAAGGATGAAAAGCACCTGCTGCGGATCATCGACAAGATCGTGTCGGCCGTGGGCCGCCGGGTCGATGAAAGCAACCCCTACGTCGACGCGCGTCTGTCGGATGGGTCGCGTTTCAACGCCATGGTGCCGCCCATCGCGGTGGATGGCAGCCTCGTCTCGATCCGTAAGTTCAAGAAAGAGAAACTTGCGATCGACGACCTCGTGAAGTTCGGCGCCTTCACCGAGGAGATGGCCGCCTATCTCCAGGCCGCCGTCGCCTGCCGCCTGAACGTGATCGTCTCGGGCGGTACCGGCTCGGGCAAGACCACCACGCTCAACGCGCTGTCGAGCTTCATCGACAACTCCGAGCGGATCCTGACCATCGAAGACACGGCGGAACTCCAGCTTCAGCAAACCCACGTCGGCCGGATGGAAAGCCGCCCGGCAAACGTCGAGGGCAAGGGCGCCGTGACCCAGCGCGACTGTCTGCGCAACGCGCTCCGGATGCGCCCCGACCGCATCATCGTGGGTGAGACCCGCGGCGAGGAAGTGATCGACATGCTGCAGGCCATGAACACCGGCCACGACGGCTCGATGACCACGATCCACGCCAACTCCGCCCGCGACGGCGTGAGCCGTCTCGAGAACATGATCGCCATGGCCGGCATCGAGATGCCGCTCAAGGCCGTGCGCTCGCAGATCTCCTCGGCCGTCAACCTCATCGTGCAGGCCTCCCGTCTCCAGGACGGCTCCCGCCGCATGGTCTCGATCACCGAGATCACCGGCATGGAGGGCGAGGTCATCTCGATGCAGGAGATCTTCCGCTACGAGCGTCTCGGGCTGGCGTCCGACGGCAAGATCATCGGCCGCTTCAACGCCACCGGTGTCCGCTCCGCCTATTCCGATCGTTTCAAGGCCTGGGGCTACGACCTCCCGGCCTCGATCTTCGAACCCATCGCCGCGCAATAA
- a CDS encoding type II secretion system F family protein: MELLQNANDWLIATFGELGPLYAIGALGLLLVLLTLPTFLKRQADPMDKLKGTGGTASRASKLAEGKGAKLRSSSKSGEKLDKFATFLEPQSAEEMSAARLRMLQAGYRGKNAVRMFHFIQFSLGIGMLLIGLLVAIVSSATGEVETKQLLMMVLIPGFAGYYLPRYWINRRLQQRQADITNGFPDSLDMMLVCVEAGQSMDQSIIRVSKEIRQGYPALAEEYEIVAHEVKAGKDKSNVLKDMSERCGVPDIASFVTVMIQSASFGTSIADALRVFSEEMRDKRVMRAEEKANVLPTKLTLGTMMFTVPPLMIILIGPSVYQIYDTLSNAKFF, encoded by the coding sequence ATGGAACTACTGCAAAACGCCAACGACTGGCTCATCGCCACCTTCGGGGAGCTCGGTCCGCTCTACGCCATCGGCGCACTCGGCCTCCTGCTGGTGCTGCTCACCCTGCCGACCTTCCTCAAGCGGCAGGCAGACCCGATGGACAAGCTCAAGGGCACCGGCGGCACCGCCAGCCGTGCCTCCAAGCTGGCCGAGGGCAAGGGCGCCAAGCTGCGCTCCTCCAGCAAGAGCGGCGAGAAGCTCGACAAGTTCGCCACCTTCCTCGAGCCGCAGTCCGCCGAGGAAATGAGCGCAGCCCGCCTGCGCATGCTCCAGGCCGGCTACCGCGGCAAGAACGCGGTGCGGATGTTCCACTTCATCCAGTTCTCGCTCGGCATCGGCATGCTGCTGATCGGCCTCCTCGTCGCCATCGTCAGCTCGGCGACCGGCGAGGTCGAAACCAAGCAGCTCCTGATGATGGTGCTGATCCCCGGCTTCGCGGGCTACTACCTGCCCCGCTACTGGATCAACCGCCGCCTGCAACAACGCCAGGCCGACATCACCAACGGCTTTCCTGACTCGCTCGACATGATGCTGGTCTGCGTCGAGGCCGGCCAGTCGATGGACCAGTCGATCATCCGCGTCAGCAAGGAGATCCGCCAGGGCTATCCCGCGCTCGCCGAGGAATACGAGATCGTCGCCCACGAGGTGAAGGCCGGCAAGGACAAGTCCAACGTGCTGAAGGACATGTCCGAGCGCTGCGGCGTGCCCGACATCGCCAGCTTCGTGACCGTGATGATCCAGTCCGCCAGTTTCGGTACCTCCATCGCCGACGCGCTCCGGGTGTTCTCCGAGGAGATGCGCGACAAGCGGGTGATGCGGGCGGAAGAAAAGGCCAACGTCCTGCCCACCAAGCTGACGCTCGGCACCATGATGTTCACTGTGCCGCCGCTGATGATCATCCTCATCGGCCCGTCGGTCTACCAGATCTACGACACGCTGAGCAACGCGAAGTTCTTCTGA
- a CDS encoding tetratricopeptide repeat protein: MAHFPKALAALLLLALAACGSGKLSELNQGTKAPSSRSFEDPDGLIVGHRLMSAGEYELALSAYYRAAAEQGLTVDVLSALGSANLKLGRLGQAEDLLRRAIEKDEKFPPAWNNLGVILMEKREYGEAERVFKIAFALDSGNSAQIKKNLNLAMDRMQLPGYGSEEEQETNFDLVRRGSGQYLLLSTP, from the coding sequence ATGGCACACTTCCCCAAGGCCCTCGCGGCCCTGCTCCTGCTGGCCCTCGCCGCCTGCGGGTCGGGCAAACTTTCCGAATTGAATCAGGGCACTAAAGCCCCCTCCTCCCGCTCCTTCGAAGACCCCGACGGCCTCATCGTCGGGCATCGCCTGATGTCCGCCGGCGAGTACGAGCTGGCGCTCTCGGCCTATTACCGCGCCGCCGCCGAGCAAGGGTTGACGGTTGATGTGCTGAGCGCGCTGGGCAGTGCAAATCTCAAGCTCGGCCGCCTCGGCCAGGCCGAGGACCTGCTCCGCCGGGCGATCGAGAAGGACGAGAAATTTCCTCCTGCCTGGAACAACTTAGGCGTCATCCTGATGGAAAAACGGGAGTACGGAGAGGCCGAACGCGTGTTCAAGATCGCCTTCGCGCTGGACAGTGGCAATTCCGCCCAGATCAAGAAAAATCTGAACCTCGCCATGGATCGCATGCAACTCCCCGGCTATGGTTCTGAAGAAGAACAAGAAACCAATTTCGACTTGGTGCGCAGGGGCAGCGGGCAATACCTTCTTCTCAGCACGCCATGA
- a CDS encoding OmpA family protein has translation MKKALTLGILSTALAVAGCSDSADRVVGSDLDIGGFGNATMNNHLVHTGQLNAAVELSRKFAAEAPTTINFAFNSAALDASARAALDKQASWIAQYPTVRFRVFGHTDLVGSQGYNKALGLRRARAAVNYLVSRGISRSRLEAVVSFGETQPLIHTETRERRNRRTVTEVSGFLGKRQQFQDGKYALFSYTETITSATEPHELVIIDEQGSDEER, from the coding sequence ATGAAAAAGGCACTCACCCTTGGCATCCTCTCCACCGCGCTCGCGGTGGCCGGGTGCAGCGACTCCGCCGACCGTGTGGTGGGCAGCGACCTCGACATCGGCGGCTTCGGCAATGCGACGATGAACAACCACCTCGTCCACACCGGCCAGCTCAACGCCGCCGTGGAACTGAGCCGGAAGTTCGCCGCCGAGGCCCCGACCACGATCAACTTCGCCTTCAACTCGGCGGCGCTCGATGCTTCGGCCCGGGCCGCCCTCGACAAGCAGGCCTCGTGGATCGCCCAGTATCCGACGGTGCGGTTCCGCGTCTTCGGCCACACCGACCTGGTGGGCTCGCAGGGCTACAACAAGGCCCTCGGCCTGCGCCGGGCACGGGCCGCGGTCAACTACCTCGTGTCGCGCGGGATCTCCCGCTCCCGGCTCGAGGCGGTGGTCAGCTTCGGCGAGACCCAGCCGCTCATCCACACCGAGACCCGCGAGCGCCGCAACCGCCGCACGGTCACCGAGGTGTCGGGCTTCCTGGGCAAGCGCCAGCAGTTCCAGGACGGCAAGTACGCGCTGTTCTCCTACACCGAGACGATCACCTCGGCGACCGAGCCCCACGAGCTGGTCATCATCGACGAACAGGGCAGCGACGAAGAACGCTGA
- a CDS encoding DUF2029 domain-containing protein: MKKTNSGRLFAFLLAVLAVEAGIALWRGQLLVGKHEGDMLHLLEIVFRMADGEWPHLDFMTPIGVMAFAPISLFVKLGAGVGHAIHYGQLLVGLCLIPLAWRAGLSRLTGYWPYLFGALIIILATALVHGEAERSVSISMHYNRWAWAFAFVAILIAALPPVDGTRNQLADGVVIGVALAFMALCKVTYLAAFLIPVSIGLLAHRQLRAFAVAFVTGLAIAAIVTVFAGVDFWLAYIGDLLSVSRSDVRSNPGEPFTAVVAAPAYIGGSLVLLIGVILLRQAGKATEGLMLLLLAPGFFYVTFQNYGNDPQWLLLLGVLLFAARPEAGVKNGLGWDMQMSVGLAGAAAFAMIMPSAFNLAYSPLRHLGQDSAQYLPLLPRAALHDDLRAGAVRALRADKRVPIELPATVPASWEKLTARETPTELNGETLEQCDLQLGLVAVFDTMAQSLEDSGHSGKRIFVTDLLSSIWLFGDFARLEKGAPWYYAGLPGYASADLVLVPLCPVNPMVRKLTLDRIAEQGDTLEEVDRTPFYILLKKG, translated from the coding sequence ATGAAAAAGACAAACTCTGGAAGGTTGTTCGCGTTTCTGCTTGCGGTTCTGGCCGTTGAAGCCGGGATCGCCCTTTGGCGGGGGCAGTTGCTGGTGGGCAAGCATGAGGGCGACATGCTGCACCTTCTCGAGATCGTCTTTCGCATGGCGGACGGCGAGTGGCCGCATCTCGATTTCATGACACCGATCGGAGTCATGGCCTTCGCTCCCATCTCGCTCTTCGTGAAACTGGGGGCAGGGGTGGGTCACGCCATCCACTATGGGCAGCTTCTGGTGGGGCTATGCCTGATACCCCTGGCGTGGCGGGCGGGCCTCTCGCGCCTTACCGGATACTGGCCTTACCTCTTTGGCGCTCTTATCATCATTCTGGCCACGGCGCTCGTTCACGGTGAGGCCGAGCGTTCTGTCTCGATCTCGATGCACTACAACCGTTGGGCATGGGCTTTTGCCTTCGTCGCAATCCTCATCGCGGCGCTTCCGCCAGTCGACGGCACTCGCAACCAACTCGCCGACGGCGTGGTCATAGGCGTGGCATTGGCCTTCATGGCGCTTTGCAAGGTCACATACTTAGCCGCATTCCTGATCCCCGTCTCAATCGGCTTGCTCGCCCACCGGCAACTGCGTGCCTTCGCCGTGGCGTTTGTGACCGGGCTGGCGATCGCCGCAATCGTGACAGTCTTCGCGGGTGTGGACTTCTGGCTGGCCTATATCGGGGACTTGCTGAGTGTTTCCCGCTCGGATGTGCGGTCCAACCCCGGCGAGCCCTTCACGGCCGTTGTGGCCGCACCTGCCTATATCGGTGGCTCGCTCGTGCTGCTGATCGGGGTGATCCTGCTGCGGCAGGCCGGAAAGGCCACCGAGGGGCTCATGTTGTTGCTGCTGGCGCCGGGTTTCTTTTATGTCACCTTCCAGAATTACGGCAACGACCCGCAATGGCTGTTGTTACTGGGAGTGCTGCTCTTCGCCGCCCGCCCGGAAGCGGGTGTGAAGAATGGCCTGGGATGGGACATGCAGATGTCTGTCGGCCTTGCAGGCGCTGCCGCCTTTGCCATGATCATGCCATCGGCCTTCAACCTCGCCTACAGCCCGCTCCGGCACCTGGGCCAGGACTCGGCCCAGTACTTGCCGCTTCTGCCCCGCGCGGCCCTGCATGACGATCTTCGAGCGGGGGCTGTGCGCGCCTTGCGCGCCGACAAGCGCGTGCCGATCGAGTTGCCCGCGACGGTGCCCGCGTCCTGGGAAAAGCTGACAGCGCGAGAGACCCCTACGGAGCTGAACGGCGAGACTCTCGAGCAATGCGACCTGCAACTTGGTCTCGTGGCCGTCTTCGACACGATGGCCCAGAGCCTCGAAGACAGCGGTCACAGCGGCAAGCGCATCTTCGTGACCGATCTGTTGTCGTCGATCTGGCTGTTCGGAGATTTCGCTCGTTTGGAGAAGGGAGCCCCGTGGTACTATGCCGGGCTGCCCGGCTATGCCTCCGCCGACCTCGTGCTCGTGCCGCTCTGTCCGGTCAACCCGATGGTGCGCAAGCTGACGCTCGACCGTATCGCCGAGCAGGGTGACACCCTGGAGGAGGTGGATAGGACGCCGTTCTACATCTTGCTGAAAAAGGGCTAG
- a CDS encoding prepilin peptidase, which yields MLAPATASLWFFILTAPICLYVAWSDMARMKIPNKAVLATVGIFAVAGLILLPFTDYAWRWVHLLAVLAVGFVMNMVGMLGAGDAKFAAAMAPFIALGDLFTVMMLFAAIMLAAFFTHRLARSIPPVRNLVPHWESWTRKDFPMGLALGGTLAAYLAMSAKYGV from the coding sequence ATGCTCGCCCCCGCCACGGCCAGCCTGTGGTTCTTCATCCTTACGGCACCGATCTGCCTCTACGTGGCATGGTCGGATATGGCGCGGATGAAAATCCCCAACAAGGCGGTCCTCGCAACGGTCGGCATTTTCGCTGTCGCCGGGCTCATCCTGTTGCCCTTCACCGACTATGCGTGGCGCTGGGTGCATCTGCTGGCGGTTCTGGCCGTGGGTTTCGTGATGAACATGGTCGGCATGCTTGGCGCGGGGGATGCAAAGTTTGCAGCCGCCATGGCGCCGTTCATTGCCCTCGGAGACCTGTTCACCGTGATGATGCTTTTCGCCGCAATCATGCTCGCGGCCTTTTTCACCCATCGGCTTGCGCGGTCCATTCCGCCGGTCCGCAACCTGGTACCGCACTGGGAGAGCTGGACCCGCAAGGATTTTCCGATGGGTCTCGCCCTCGGAGGGACGCTGGCCGCATACCTTGCAATGAGTGCAAAATACGGGGTCTAG
- a CDS encoding type II secretion system F family protein produces MQISAEPLIYGLIFVAVLVMVEGLYLVVFGKSISLNSKVNRRLDMMEKGGNREEVLEQLRKEMKQHMSTKSIPLYSILANKAQKANIAFSPGQLVLIMLGLSVVAFGALSVASSAGFGVRLIVSLAMGIGGVYTWVNNKAKKRLALIEEQLPDAVELMVRSLRVGHPFSSAVNIVAKEVPDPLGTEFGVIADEAAYGREMSESLKDLAERIDMQDLRFLAVAVTIQQQSGGNLAEILEGLSKVIRARFKLFRRVKAITAEAKWSGMFLSLFPILAIIMINVIKPDYYDDVKETAAFIPACIVVATFLVVNVIFMKIMVNIKV; encoded by the coding sequence ATGCAGATTTCCGCAGAACCACTCATCTACGGCCTGATCTTCGTTGCCGTCCTGGTGATGGTCGAAGGCCTCTACCTTGTCGTCTTCGGCAAGTCGATCTCGCTCAACAGCAAGGTCAACCGCCGCCTCGACATGATGGAGAAGGGCGGCAACCGCGAAGAGGTGCTCGAACAGCTCCGCAAGGAGATGAAGCAGCACATGTCGACCAAGAGCATCCCGCTCTACTCGATCCTTGCCAACAAGGCCCAGAAGGCCAACATCGCCTTCTCTCCCGGCCAACTCGTGCTGATCATGCTGGGCCTCTCCGTGGTCGCCTTCGGCGCGCTTTCGGTCGCCTCCTCGGCGGGCTTCGGCGTCCGCCTGATCGTGTCCCTCGCGATGGGCATCGGCGGCGTCTACACCTGGGTCAACAACAAGGCCAAGAAGCGCCTCGCCCTGATCGAGGAGCAACTCCCCGACGCGGTCGAGCTGATGGTCCGTTCGCTGCGCGTCGGCCACCCCTTCTCCTCGGCCGTCAACATCGTCGCCAAGGAGGTGCCCGACCCGCTCGGCACCGAATTCGGCGTCATCGCCGACGAGGCCGCCTATGGCCGCGAGATGTCGGAATCGCTGAAGGACCTCGCCGAACGGATCGACATGCAGGATCTTCGCTTCCTCGCCGTCGCCGTGACCATCCAGCAGCAGTCGGGCGGCAACCTCGCCGAGATCCTCGAAGGCCTCTCCAAGGTGATCCGGGCCCGCTTCAAGCTGTTCCGCCGGGTCAAGGCGATCACCGCCGAGGCCAAGTGGTCCGGCATGTTCCTGTCGCTCTTCCCGATCCTGGCGATCATCATGATCAACGTGATCAAACCCGACTACTACGACGACGTGAAGGAAACCGCGGCCTTCATCCCGGCCTGCATCGTCGTCGCCACCTTCCTCGTCGTAAACGTGATCTTCATGAAGATCATGGTGAACATCAAAGTCTGA
- a CDS encoding type II and III secretion system protein family protein, with amino-acid sequence MKLKALMAAGLIGLAAIIPNIKGAAAQSLRVMSGSASSSLKVPMNRAVVVESDEAFAELSIANPGIADISTLSERTIYVLGKAPGRTTLTLLAPDGSLITNVEVQVTPDISELKERLREVLPGEQIEVRPANDGLILSGIVSSAASLDRALDLAQRYAPQRVSNLMTVGGSQQVMLKVRFAEMNRSVSKSLSASVGIAGVSGGEGNFGAAGGSGTYLEGNNLSNLFDGDPNTSVTRSGQSTGAISFGFGGSNVELAILLEALETRGFIRTLAEPNLTALSGQNAEFLAGGEYPVPVANDNGSVTVDFKPFGILLNFTPRVIGKNINLRLTAEVSGVDTTIGFTDAGFTVNGFRTRSTSTTVELRDGESFAIAGLLQDDFTDGISKVPWLGDIPILGTLFRSSDYQRNQSELVIIVSAHLVTPTAGEALALPTDRVRPPTEREFFLGGNDAMPANGSSTRTSTKGGAGEVARQDFSGSYGYVME; translated from the coding sequence ATGAAACTTAAAGCGCTTATGGCGGCGGGCCTGATCGGCCTTGCTGCAATCATTCCCAATATAAAGGGGGCGGCCGCCCAATCCCTCCGGGTCATGTCCGGATCGGCCTCCTCCAGCCTGAAAGTTCCGATGAACCGGGCCGTCGTCGTCGAGAGCGACGAGGCCTTCGCGGAACTCTCCATTGCAAACCCCGGCATCGCCGACATCTCCACGCTCTCCGAGCGCACGATCTACGTGCTCGGCAAGGCGCCGGGGCGGACGACGCTAACCCTTCTGGCGCCCGATGGCTCGCTCATCACCAACGTCGAAGTGCAGGTCACGCCGGATATCTCCGAGCTCAAGGAGCGCCTCCGCGAGGTGCTTCCGGGCGAGCAGATCGAGGTGCGCCCCGCCAACGACGGCCTGATCCTTTCGGGTATCGTCAGCTCGGCCGCATCGCTTGACCGGGCGCTCGACCTCGCCCAGCGCTATGCGCCGCAGCGGGTGTCGAACCTGATGACCGTGGGCGGCTCGCAGCAGGTGATGCTGAAGGTCCGCTTCGCCGAGATGAACCGCTCCGTGTCCAAGTCGCTTTCCGCGTCCGTGGGCATCGCGGGTGTCTCCGGCGGTGAGGGCAACTTCGGCGCGGCCGGTGGATCCGGCACCTATCTCGAGGGCAACAACCTGTCGAACCTGTTCGACGGCGACCCCAACACCAGCGTCACCCGCTCGGGGCAGTCGACCGGCGCCATCTCCTTCGGCTTCGGCGGCTCCAACGTCGAGCTGGCGATCCTGCTCGAGGCGCTCGAGACCCGCGGCTTCATCCGCACGCTGGCGGAGCCCAACCTGACCGCGCTCTCCGGCCAGAACGCCGAATTCCTCGCCGGTGGCGAGTACCCGGTGCCGGTGGCCAACGACAACGGTTCGGTGACGGTGGACTTCAAGCCCTTCGGCATCCTGCTGAACTTCACGCCCCGCGTGATCGGCAAGAACATCAACCTGAGGCTCACCGCCGAAGTGTCGGGTGTCGATACCACCATTGGCTTCACCGATGCGGGCTTCACCGTGAACGGCTTCCGCACCCGGTCGACCTCGACCACCGTGGAGCTGCGCGACGGCGAGAGCTTTGCCATCGCGGGGCTGCTGCAGGACGACTTCACCGACGGCATCTCCAAGGTGCCATGGCTCGGTGACATCCCGATCCTGGGCACCCTGTTCCGCTCGTCGGACTACCAGCGCAACCAGTCCGAGCTCGTGATCATCGTCTCGGCCCACCTGGTGACGCCCACAGCCGGTGAAGCCCTCGCGCTTCCCACCGACCGTGTGCGCCCGCCCACCGAGCGTGAGTTCTTCCTCGGCGGCAACGACGCAATGCCCGCCAACGGCTCCTCCACCCGCACCTCCACCAAGGGCGGCGCAGGCGAGGTGGCCCGGCAGGACTTTTCCGGTTCCTACGGCTACGTGATGGAGTGA
- a CDS encoding AAA family ATPase → MTMTAVLQPEPAPITACTVSRDVQNFDLLIEDMETELGESWGDLGFADASAFLDQDEAEELKFFAVALDSQDEANLPEITALITKARDKGVKVILIAEDVSPIVLHQLLHNGADDFVPYPLPENALHDAIERLNKPAPAPVQLAPQAATPTLTATGDRDGVVLAVHGMAGGTGATTFAVNLAYELATQEKKDNPRVCLIDLDFQFGSTATFLDLDRKEAVYEILSDTASMDSSAFMAALQSYNDKIHVLTAPAEMLPLDIATPDDISAVLEVARANFDFVVIDMPTTVCAWTETVLDAAQVYFAPIELDMRSAQNVMRMIRALKSEDLPYEKLRFALNRSPKFTDLSGKARVKRMAEGLDIDIELMLANGAKQVSDSADHGQPLAEFAPKNPLRRDIQKLAQSLLELVKSAEEAA, encoded by the coding sequence ATGACGATGACCGCAGTATTGCAGCCAGAACCGGCGCCGATCACTGCCTGCACCGTGTCGCGCGACGTGCAGAATTTCGATCTTCTGATCGAAGACATGGAAACCGAGCTTGGAGAGAGCTGGGGTGACCTTGGTTTTGCCGACGCCTCCGCCTTCCTCGACCAGGACGAGGCCGAGGAGCTCAAGTTCTTCGCTGTCGCGCTCGACAGCCAGGACGAGGCCAACCTTCCCGAGATCACCGCGCTCATCACCAAGGCCCGCGACAAGGGCGTAAAGGTCATCCTGATTGCCGAGGATGTCAGCCCCATTGTCCTGCACCAGCTGTTGCACAACGGCGCCGATGACTTCGTTCCCTACCCGCTTCCCGAGAACGCCCTGCACGATGCGATCGAGCGGCTGAACAAGCCCGCACCCGCACCGGTGCAGCTTGCGCCCCAGGCCGCCACGCCCACGCTCACCGCCACCGGCGACCGTGACGGCGTCGTGCTGGCCGTGCACGGCATGGCCGGCGGCACCGGGGCCACCACCTTCGCGGTGAACCTCGCCTACGAGCTCGCCACCCAGGAGAAGAAGGACAATCCGCGCGTCTGCCTGATCGACCTCGACTTCCAGTTCGGCTCGACCGCCACCTTTCTCGACCTCGACCGCAAGGAAGCGGTCTACGAGATCCTGAGCGATACCGCGTCGATGGACAGCTCCGCCTTCATGGCGGCGCTGCAATCCTACAACGACAAGATCCACGTGCTCACCGCCCCCGCCGAGATGCTCCCGCTCGACATCGCGACGCCGGATGACATCTCCGCCGTGCTGGAGGTCGCACGGGCCAACTTCGACTTCGTCGTGATCGACATGCCCACGACCGTCTGCGCCTGGACCGAGACGGTGCTGGATGCCGCCCAGGTCTACTTCGCGCCCATCGAGCTCGACATGCGCTCGGCGCAAAACGTGATGCGGATGATCCGGGCGCTCAAGTCCGAGGACCTGCCCTACGAGAAGCTGCGTTTCGCGCTCAACCGCTCGCCCAAGTTCACCGACCTCTCCGGCAAGGCCCGCGTCAAGCGGATGGCCGAAGGGCTCGACATCGACATCGAGCTGATGCTGGCCAACGGCGCCAAGCAGGTGAGCGACAGCGCCGACCACGGCCAGCCGCTGGCCGAGTTCGCCCCGAAAAACCCGCTCCGCCGCGACATCCAGAAACTGGCCCAGTCGCTGCTCGAGCTTGTGAAATCCGCGGAAGAAGCCGCCTGA